AGGCGACAAGATAGAGGAAGCCCACATGCGCAACCGTGCGCTGATAGCCTGGTGGGTGATGGAGCATGCCGAGGGGGCTGTGGAACTGGTGAAGATGGATATGAACTATGCTTCTGCCGAGGATGCTTTGAAGGACAGTGAGGGCAATATCATTACGACGAAGACTTATGTGAAGATTAATGATTATGCCAAGCTCCGCCATCTCTTCGGCGAGTTGCTTGCTGAAATTCAGCGCATCAAGAGCGAGGGCGATTTCGAGGCTGCCCGCCTGTTGGTAGAGAAGTATGCCGTGAATATTGATCCGGAATTGCATCGCGAGATACTGGCAAGATACAAGAAACTGAATCTCGCTCCATACAAGGGATTCATCAATCCGAAGATGACGCTGGAGATGGATGAAGAAGGCGAAATTACAGACGTGGTATTGGATTACGAGGAGAGCTATGTCGACCAGATGTTGCGCTACTCTGATGAATACGGAACGCTTTAGAAAGTTAATAGTTAAGAGTTGATAGTTTATAGGGCAATCTTGCCATACGGCAACCATGCTATACGGCGAAGCCGCTATAAACTGTTAACTATAAACTTTTAAAAAAACGATGATAGATAATAAGAACGAGGAATTTCCGATAGTAGATGAAATGGGCAACATCCTGGGCGCTGTTACCCGCGGTCATGCCCATGACGGAAGCAAGATATTGCATCCGGTAGTTCATCTGCATGTATTCAACAGCCGGGGGGATCTGTATCTGCAGCATCGTCCAGCCTGGAAGGATATCCAGCCGGATAAATGGGATACAGCCTGCGGCGGTCATGTTGATTTAGGCGAAAGTGTGAGTCAGGCTTTGCATCGCGAGGTAAGGGAAGAATTGGGTATCACCGATTTTGAACCGGAATCTTTGGGACATTATGTCTTTGAGAGTCAGCGGGAAAAGGAACTGGTTTACGTACATCGCTGTGTATATGATGGCGAGGTGAAACCGAGCCAGGAAGAATTGGCCGGTGGCAGATTCTGGACAAAGGATGAAATCAGCGAAAACATCGGCAAGGGTGTTTTCACTCCGAATTTCGAAAACGAATACCAGAAGTATTTCATGTAACGCTGAAATTAG
This Segatella copri DSM 18205 DNA region includes the following protein-coding sequences:
- a CDS encoding NUDIX hydrolase encodes the protein MIDNKNEEFPIVDEMGNILGAVTRGHAHDGSKILHPVVHLHVFNSRGDLYLQHRPAWKDIQPDKWDTACGGHVDLGESVSQALHREVREELGITDFEPESLGHYVFESQREKELVYVHRCVYDGEVKPSQEELAGGRFWTKDEISENIGKGVFTPNFENEYQKYFM